The following proteins come from a genomic window of Finegoldia magna ATCC 29328:
- the scfA gene encoding six-cysteine ranthipeptide SCIFF gives MEKHIKTLTPNTLKESACKGGCGECQTSCQSACKTSCTVANQECENENR, from the coding sequence ATGGAAAAACATATTAAAACTTTAACACCTAACACTTTGAAAGAATCAGCTTGCAAAGGTGGTTGTGGTGAATGCCAAACATCTTGCCAATCAGCTTGCAAAACTTCTTGCACAGTTGCTAACCAAGAATGTGAAAACGAAAATAGATAA